In a genomic window of Streptomyces sp. BHT-5-2:
- a CDS encoding metalloregulator ArsR/SmtB family transcription factor translates to MVESIKGAGQGTGAVADPSPEVLGEAAALFGLLASPPRLHIVWALAQGESDVSGLAERVGGALPAISQHLSKLKLAGLVRSRREGRRVVYVVDDPDTVAMMRTLVDQLTAREAYTAPAGLRRLGG, encoded by the coding sequence GTGGTGGAGAGCATCAAGGGCGCGGGGCAGGGAACGGGCGCGGTGGCCGACCCGTCCCCCGAGGTGCTGGGCGAGGCGGCCGCGCTGTTCGGGCTGCTGGCCTCTCCCCCACGGCTGCACATCGTCTGGGCGCTGGCCCAGGGCGAGAGCGACGTCAGCGGACTCGCCGAACGCGTCGGCGGCGCCCTGCCCGCCATCAGCCAGCACCTGTCCAAACTCAAGCTCGCCGGCCTGGTCCGCTCCCGCCGCGAGGGCCGCCGGGTCGTCTACGTCGTCGACGACCCGGACACCGTCGCGATGATGCGCACCCTCGTCGACCAGCTCACCGCCCGCGAGGCGTACACCGCGCCGGCCGGGCTCCGCCGGCTGGGCGGCTGA
- a CDS encoding LCP family protein: MHDEHGPEGRSAHGAGGRAAGGTGGRATRRRAGNGRAGRRRSPLVVVGRTALALSSALVLLASGVSWAAYNWVSSGLNTSDALNAIGGKDAPKHLDNSVNLLLIGLDSRKDMNGNDLPREFVKDQLHAGSSDIGYYNTNTLILMHIPADGGKVTAFSVPRDDYVQTFNGDGSSQGHFKIKEAYANAYTVAHDKLSAQGVKGADLESRSREAGREATLATVQNFLQVPIDHFAEVNLLGFYDIAKVLQPIEVCLKHPVKDRYSGADFPAGHQQLDPKQALAFVRQRHGLDGGDLDRTHRQQAFISSVTHKLKSQGVFTDLGKLQGLFDVVKKDLVIDSKFDVLDFAQQATNLTGGNVVFHTLPIAGFATRNRESVNLVDVPKIRSIVQSLIGGSPGQTGGPSPSPSTKAAPATVDVLNGAGRAKPGAAGDTLKALAALGYTAGRADNAAARQQTAVRYGAGAQEAARQIADRMSTGAPVSSASVPAGHVQVILGGDFTGPPSTGTTAPPAAPETSADTSKKDASPAPVPSDAFAGDSVKEGGIPCVN; the protein is encoded by the coding sequence GTGCATGACGAGCACGGCCCCGAGGGGCGCAGTGCCCACGGAGCGGGTGGACGGGCGGCCGGTGGGACCGGTGGACGGGCCACGCGCCGCCGGGCGGGCAACGGGCGCGCCGGGCGGCGGCGCTCCCCCCTGGTCGTCGTGGGACGGACCGCGCTCGCCCTCTCCTCGGCGCTGGTCCTCCTGGCCAGTGGGGTGTCCTGGGCGGCGTACAACTGGGTCAGCAGCGGGCTGAACACCTCCGACGCGCTCAACGCCATCGGCGGCAAGGACGCGCCCAAGCACCTGGACAACTCCGTCAACCTGCTGCTGATCGGCCTGGACTCGCGCAAGGACATGAACGGCAACGACCTGCCGCGGGAGTTCGTCAAGGACCAGCTGCACGCCGGCTCCAGCGACATCGGTTACTACAACACCAACACCCTGATCCTGATGCACATTCCGGCGGACGGCGGGAAGGTCACCGCGTTCTCCGTGCCGCGCGACGACTATGTGCAGACCTTCAACGGGGACGGCTCCTCCCAGGGGCACTTCAAGATCAAGGAGGCGTACGCCAACGCCTACACGGTCGCTCACGACAAGCTCTCCGCCCAAGGGGTCAAGGGTGCCGATCTGGAGAGCCGGAGCCGGGAGGCGGGCCGGGAGGCGACGCTGGCGACCGTCCAGAACTTCCTCCAGGTGCCGATCGACCACTTCGCCGAGGTCAACCTGCTGGGCTTCTACGACATCGCCAAGGTGCTCCAGCCGATCGAGGTGTGCCTGAAGCACCCGGTCAAGGACCGCTATTCGGGCGCCGACTTCCCCGCCGGGCACCAGCAGCTCGACCCCAAGCAGGCGCTGGCGTTCGTCCGGCAGCGGCACGGCCTGGACGGCGGCGACCTGGACCGCACCCACCGCCAGCAGGCGTTCATCTCCTCGGTGACCCACAAGCTGAAGAGCCAGGGGGTCTTCACGGACCTGGGCAAGCTCCAGGGGCTGTTCGACGTGGTGAAGAAGGACCTGGTCATCGACAGCAAGTTCGACGTCCTGGACTTCGCCCAGCAGGCCACCAACCTCACCGGCGGGAACGTGGTGTTCCACACCCTGCCGATCGCCGGCTTCGCCACCCGCAACCGCGAGTCCGTCAACCTTGTGGACGTCCCCAAGATCCGGTCCATCGTGCAGTCGCTGATAGGCGGGAGTCCGGGGCAGACGGGCGGGCCGAGCCCGTCGCCGTCCACCAAGGCCGCCCCGGCGACCGTCGACGTCCTCAACGGAGCCGGGCGGGCGAAGCCGGGGGCCGCGGGCGACACGCTCAAGGCGCTGGCCGCCCTGGGCTACACCGCGGGCCGCGCCGACAACGCCGCCGCCCGGCAGCAGACCGCCGTCCGCTACGGCGCCGGCGCCCAGGAGGCCGCCCGGCAGATCGCCGACCGGATGAGCACCGGGGCGCCGGTCTCCTCGGCCTCGGTACCCGCCGGACACGTCCAGGTCATCCTGGGCGGCGACTTCACCGGCCCGCCCTCCACCGGGACGACGGCCCCGCCGGCGGCACCGGAGACCTCCGCGGACACCTCCAAGAAGGACGCCTCCCCCGCGCCCGTCCCGTCGGACGCCTTCGCCGGCGACTCCGTCAAGGAGGGCGGCATCCCCTGCGTCAACTGA
- a CDS encoding DUF6542 domain-containing protein gives MTGQRTDALNGHDDLARDPVPARRRVPGPRRHDDRYPGPDGVEPAAGHGRRAVRAALVALVLAAAGAAAGTALDGRPGWICAVAAALGAALAGKACTRAGAWWLISAPPLVVAALTVVCEQLAGTTNVQGKGLTTTAVRWAVDGFPAMAAAEAALVVVLAIRGMRAGRRGGRERSRRNSGA, from the coding sequence ATGACAGGTCAGCGCACCGACGCCCTCAACGGGCACGACGACCTGGCGCGGGATCCGGTACCGGCCCGGCGCCGGGTTCCGGGCCCCCGTCGCCACGACGACCGGTACCCGGGGCCGGACGGCGTCGAGCCGGCCGCCGGCCACGGGCGGCGAGCGGTCCGGGCCGCCCTGGTGGCGCTGGTGCTGGCGGCGGCGGGCGCCGCGGCCGGTACGGCGCTCGACGGGCGGCCGGGCTGGATCTGCGCGGTGGCCGCGGCGCTCGGCGCGGCGCTGGCCGGCAAGGCGTGCACCCGGGCGGGCGCCTGGTGGCTGATATCCGCACCGCCCCTGGTGGTGGCGGCGCTCACCGTGGTGTGCGAGCAGCTGGCGGGCACCACAAACGTCCAGGGCAAGGGCCTGACGACGACGGCGGTGCGCTGGGCCGTGGACGGGTTCCCGGCCATGGCGGCGGCCGAGGCGGCACTGGTCGTGGTGCTGGCGATCCGGGGCATGAGGGCCGGCCGGCGCGGCGGCCGTGAGCGGAGCAGGAGGAACAGCGGTGCATGA
- a CDS encoding DUF3046 domain-containing protein, whose protein sequence is MRLTVFWERMADHFGAGYADSFARDHVMSELGGRTVHEALAAGWDAKEVWRVVCTVMDVPQDRR, encoded by the coding sequence ATGCGGTTGACGGTGTTCTGGGAGCGGATGGCGGACCACTTCGGCGCGGGCTACGCCGACTCGTTCGCCCGCGACCATGTGATGTCGGAGCTCGGCGGCCGCACCGTCCACGAGGCACTGGCGGCGGGCTGGGACGCCAAAGAGGTGTGGCGGGTGGTCTGCACGGTGATGGATGTGCCGCAGGACAGGCGGTGA
- a CDS encoding AI-2E family transporter, with protein sequence MSVTDEISSHDGPRPDAPRRDRPGDLRAERMPRWLPRAMVLALALVACFQLATWGFHQLIGLLLNVLIAFFLALAVEPAVDWMAARGMRRGLATGLVFLAILVGTVGFFALLGSMVAGQIATMVEEFPQYLDSVISWINSTFHTHLSRVQVQNNLLNSDWLQKYVQDSANNVLAISAQVLGGLFNLLTVALFSFYFAADGPRLRRALCSVLPPRRQAEVLRAWEIAVAKTGGYLYSRGLMALISGVAHYVLLEILGVPYAPALGIWVGLISQFVPTIGTYLAGALPILIAFTVDPWYALWVFGFVVVYQQFENYLLQPRITARTVDIHPAVAFGSVIAGTALMGAVGALIAIPATATLQAFLGAYVKRYEVTAEPRGRVRVRRRRGGPEEAGAPEAGPVADDDREKAGR encoded by the coding sequence GTGTCCGTGACAGATGAGATCAGCAGCCACGACGGCCCCCGCCCCGACGCACCGCGGCGGGACCGGCCCGGCGACCTGCGCGCGGAGCGGATGCCGCGCTGGCTGCCGCGCGCCATGGTGCTCGCGCTCGCCCTGGTGGCCTGTTTCCAGCTCGCCACCTGGGGGTTCCACCAGCTGATCGGCCTGCTGCTGAACGTCCTCATCGCGTTCTTCCTGGCGCTTGCCGTCGAGCCGGCCGTCGACTGGATGGCCGCCCGCGGCATGCGGCGCGGGCTCGCCACCGGCCTGGTCTTCCTCGCGATCCTCGTCGGCACGGTCGGCTTCTTCGCGCTGCTGGGCTCCATGGTGGCCGGCCAGATCGCCACCATGGTCGAGGAGTTCCCGCAGTACCTCGACTCCGTCATCAGTTGGATCAACAGCACCTTCCACACCCATCTCTCCCGGGTCCAGGTGCAGAACAACCTGCTGAACTCCGACTGGCTCCAGAAGTACGTCCAGGACAGCGCCAACAACGTCCTGGCGATCTCCGCGCAGGTGCTGGGCGGGCTGTTCAACCTCCTCACGGTCGCGCTGTTCTCGTTCTACTTCGCCGCCGACGGCCCCCGGCTGCGGCGGGCGCTGTGCTCGGTGCTGCCGCCCCGCCGCCAGGCCGAGGTGCTGCGCGCCTGGGAGATCGCCGTCGCCAAGACCGGCGGCTACCTCTACTCCCGCGGCCTGATGGCGCTGATCTCCGGGGTGGCGCACTACGTCCTGCTGGAGATCCTGGGCGTGCCCTACGCCCCGGCGCTCGGCATATGGGTCGGCCTGATCTCGCAGTTCGTCCCGACGATCGGCACGTATCTGGCGGGCGCGCTGCCCATCCTGATCGCGTTCACCGTCGACCCCTGGTACGCACTGTGGGTCTTCGGCTTCGTCGTGGTCTACCAGCAGTTCGAGAACTACCTCCTCCAGCCGCGGATCACCGCCAGGACCGTCGACATCCACCCCGCCGTCGCCTTCGGCTCGGTGATCGCCGGTACGGCCCTGATGGGCGCGGTCGGCGCGCTGATCGCGATCCCGGCCACCGCGACGCTGCAGGCGTTCCTGGGCGCGTACGTCAAGCGGTACGAGGTCACCGCGGAGCCGCGGGGCCGCGTCCGGGTGCGGCGCCGGCGCGGGGGCCCGGAGGAGGCCGGGGCGCCCGAGGCGGGTCCGGTGGCGGACGACGACCGGGAGAAGGCCGGGCGCTAG
- a CDS encoding MFS transporter, which translates to MSSSALNHEPQHTTPSPDGPAPHHPKMALAARIALLVLLTAELMDLLDQSVVLTALPAIQESTGAGPSALQWLTTGYSLPIAVGLTTGGRLGDLYGRRRILLLGTVVFTAASLLCGLAAGPHMLIGARMLQGVGVALMIPQVLATLHVTFDGESRSKAFGLYGAVLSIANVLGPVMGGLLTEADLFGLSWRPIFLVNVPVGLAVLLLGRKFIPESSVQNADRLDLTGMALSALAIVLIVFPLSEGHLHHWPLWCFALLGAGLLMLGVFLRHQQRKQDDAPLVPLSLFRNRQFSGGTAAQLMHGLLCGLFFMTWTLYLQQGLGMSPLHAALAFVLLSLGELAGAAIAAKSAGRFARRLPQTGTLITITATAGYGLQAAAGEGELTLLGMTAPVVLIGFGLGMVSGPLADLSLARVPHEDAGAASGLFNTAIHLGIALGTALTALVFFATTGGSPNAGLNREAFITVLWWVASLLALMWALMFCLPKQRNSPAN; encoded by the coding sequence GTGTCATCCTCCGCGCTCAACCACGAGCCGCAGCACACCACCCCGTCCCCGGACGGCCCAGCACCTCACCACCCGAAAATGGCCTTGGCCGCCCGGATCGCCCTCTTGGTCCTGCTGACCGCCGAGCTCATGGACCTCCTCGACCAGTCGGTCGTTCTGACCGCGCTGCCCGCGATCCAGGAGTCGACCGGCGCGGGACCGTCCGCGTTGCAGTGGCTGACCACCGGCTATTCGCTGCCCATCGCCGTCGGTCTGACCACCGGCGGTCGCCTCGGCGACCTCTACGGCCGGCGCCGGATCCTTCTGTTGGGCACCGTCGTGTTCACCGCGGCCTCGCTCCTGTGCGGCCTGGCCGCCGGGCCGCACATGCTGATCGGCGCCCGCATGCTCCAAGGCGTGGGAGTGGCGCTGATGATCCCGCAGGTCCTGGCCACCCTCCACGTCACCTTCGACGGCGAGAGCCGCAGCAAGGCGTTCGGCCTGTACGGAGCCGTCCTCTCCATCGCCAACGTCCTGGGCCCGGTCATGGGCGGCCTACTCACCGAGGCCGACCTCTTCGGGCTGTCCTGGCGGCCGATCTTCCTGGTCAACGTGCCCGTCGGCCTCGCCGTGCTCCTCCTCGGACGCAAGTTCATCCCCGAGTCGTCGGTCCAGAACGCCGACCGGCTCGACCTGACCGGCATGGCACTGTCCGCGCTGGCGATCGTCCTGATCGTCTTCCCCCTCTCCGAGGGTCACCTGCATCACTGGCCGCTGTGGTGCTTCGCCCTGCTCGGTGCGGGTCTCCTCATGCTGGGCGTCTTCCTGCGCCACCAGCAGCGCAAGCAGGACGACGCCCCGCTCGTGCCGCTGTCCCTCTTCCGGAACCGGCAGTTCTCCGGTGGCACGGCCGCGCAGCTCATGCACGGCCTGCTGTGCGGGCTGTTCTTCATGACCTGGACCCTCTACCTCCAGCAGGGCCTGGGCATGAGCCCCCTCCACGCGGCCCTAGCCTTCGTACTGCTCTCTCTCGGAGAACTGGCCGGTGCAGCCATCGCGGCGAAGAGCGCCGGACGCTTCGCCCGCCGCCTGCCCCAGACCGGAACCCTCATCACGATCACCGCGACGGCCGGCTACGGTCTCCAGGCCGCCGCAGGCGAAGGGGAGCTGACACTGCTCGGGATGACCGCTCCGGTGGTACTGATCGGCTTCGGCCTCGGCATGGTCAGCGGCCCGCTCGCCGACCTGTCACTGGCCCGGGTCCCGCACGAAGACGCCGGGGCCGCCTCCGGCCTGTTCAACACCGCGATTCACCTGGGCATCGCCCTCGGCACCGCGCTGACCGCCCTGGTCTTCTTCGCCACCACCGGCGGGTCACCCAACGCCGGACTCAACCGCGAGGCGTTCATCACCGTGCTGTGGTGGGTCGCCAGCCTCCTCGCCCTGATGTGGGCACTGATGTTCTGCCTGCCCAAGCAGAGGAACAGCCCGGCCAACTGA
- the recA gene encoding recombinase RecA, with the protein MAGTDREKALDAALAQIERQFGKGAVMRMGERSKEPIEVIPTGSTALDVALGVGGLPRGRVVEIYGPESSGKTTLTLHAVANAQKAGGQVAFVDAEHALDPEYAKKLGVDIDNLILSQPDNGEQALEIVDMLVRSGALDLIVIDSVAALVPRAEIEGEMGDSHVGLQARLMSQALRKITSALNQSKTTAIFINQLREKIGVMFGSPETTTGGRALKFYASVRIDIRRIETLKDGTEAVGNRTRCKVVKNKVAPPFKQAEFDILYGQGISREGGLIDMGVEHGFVRKAGAWYTYEGDQLGQGKENARNFLKDNPDLANEIEKKIKEKLGVGVKPVDVAEPGADAAGPAEAADAAAKAAPAAATKSAKGAKAAAAKS; encoded by the coding sequence ATGGCAGGCACCGACCGCGAGAAGGCGCTGGACGCCGCACTCGCACAGATTGAACGGCAATTCGGCAAGGGCGCGGTCATGCGCATGGGCGAGCGGTCGAAGGAGCCCATCGAGGTCATCCCGACCGGCTCGACCGCCCTCGACGTCGCCCTCGGCGTCGGCGGCCTGCCGCGCGGCCGGGTCGTGGAGATCTACGGACCGGAGTCCTCCGGTAAGACCACCCTGACCCTGCACGCGGTGGCGAACGCACAGAAGGCCGGCGGCCAGGTCGCGTTCGTGGACGCCGAGCACGCCCTCGACCCCGAGTACGCGAAGAAGCTCGGCGTCGACATCGACAACCTCATCCTGTCCCAGCCGGACAACGGCGAACAGGCGCTGGAGATCGTCGACATGCTGGTCCGCTCCGGCGCCCTGGACCTCATCGTGATCGACTCCGTCGCCGCCCTGGTGCCGCGGGCCGAGATCGAGGGCGAGATGGGCGACTCCCACGTCGGCCTCCAGGCCCGTCTGATGAGCCAGGCCCTGCGCAAGATCACCAGCGCGCTCAACCAGTCCAAGACCACCGCGATCTTCATCAACCAGCTCCGCGAGAAGATCGGCGTGATGTTCGGCTCGCCGGAGACCACGACCGGTGGCCGCGCGCTGAAGTTCTACGCCTCCGTCCGGATCGACATCCGCCGGATCGAGACCCTCAAGGACGGCACCGAGGCGGTCGGCAACCGCACCCGCTGCAAGGTCGTCAAGAACAAGGTCGCGCCCCCCTTCAAGCAGGCCGAGTTCGACATCCTCTACGGCCAGGGCATCAGCCGTGAGGGCGGCCTGATCGACATGGGCGTGGAGCACGGCTTCGTCCGCAAGGCCGGCGCCTGGTACACCTACGAGGGCGACCAGCTCGGCCAGGGCAAGGAGAACGCGCGCAACTTCCTCAAGGACAACCCCGACCTGGCCAACGAGATCGAGAAGAAGATCAAGGAGAAGCTGGGCGTCGGTGTGAAGCCGGTGGACGTCGCGGAGCCCGGCGCGGACGCCGCGGGCCCGGCGGAAGCGGCGGACGCGGCGGCCAAGGCCGCGCCGGCGGCCGCCACCAAGAGCGCCAAGGGCGCCAAGGCCGCGGCGGCCAAGAGCTGA
- the recX gene encoding recombination regulator RecX — protein sequence MTRRTEWPDGAGFPGAAGDAENRSGRMGGAAPEDGAAARDGGGSLPSRAGSEPPRTPEEQARAICLRLLTGRPRTRRQLADALRERGIPDEAADEVLARFEDVGLIDDAAFADAWVESRHHGRGLARRALARELRTKGVDSALIDQAVGRLDPEQEEATARELVDRKLRTTRGLDRDKRLRRLAGMLARKGYPEGLALRVVRRALEEEGEDPEILDSHLPDA from the coding sequence ATGACACGGCGAACGGAATGGCCGGACGGCGCGGGCTTCCCCGGCGCTGCCGGCGACGCCGAGAACCGTAGCGGCCGCATGGGCGGCGCCGCCCCCGAGGACGGCGCCGCAGCCAGGGACGGCGGTGGTTCCCTCCCGTCGAGGGCCGGGTCGGAACCGCCGCGCACACCCGAGGAGCAGGCGCGGGCGATCTGTCTGCGCCTGCTCACCGGGAGACCGCGCACCCGCCGGCAGCTCGCGGACGCCCTGCGGGAGCGGGGCATCCCCGACGAGGCGGCGGACGAGGTGCTCGCCCGCTTCGAGGACGTCGGGCTGATCGACGACGCGGCGTTCGCCGACGCCTGGGTGGAGTCCCGGCACCACGGCCGGGGCCTGGCCCGCCGCGCCCTGGCCCGGGAGCTCCGCACCAAGGGGGTGGACTCCGCCCTGATCGACCAGGCCGTCGGCCGCCTCGATCCGGAACAGGAGGAGGCCACCGCCCGCGAGCTGGTCGACCGCAAACTGCGCACCACCCGCGGCCTGGACCGCGACAAGCGGCTCCGCCGGCTGGCCGGCATGCTGGCCCGCAAGGGCTACCCGGAGGGCCTCGCCCTCCGCGTCGTCCGCCGGGCACTGGAGGAGGAGGGCGAGGACCCGGAGATCCTGGACTCCCACCTGCCGGACGCCTGA